From one Leifsonia soli genomic stretch:
- a CDS encoding AraC family transcriptional regulator — MRLPTDPTCVLVQMHATTHAETAVYRRMHRHSFGHVGLSQIASVAQSVEARLDEVPARAMKSTQLQLVHSGSLVLEQGGTQTRFHAGEVALYDASRPFSFVYPEEFRTTIVQVPTVLLSAGGVLPASLDARSIGAGSRGRRMLEGLLLGALGRGPGRYPGPAGDPTALSSELVRAARLLVDEELGTTADRHPSSADLRREATELLHRRYADPGLTAAAIAADLHVSLRTLFAAYEGADESLASTLRSIRLAAAERVLLTTRLPVSDVARGVGYADVTAFIRAWKAATGLTPARWRRLRTG, encoded by the coding sequence ATGCGACTGCCGACCGACCCGACGTGCGTGCTCGTGCAGATGCACGCGACCACGCACGCCGAGACCGCCGTCTATCGACGCATGCACCGGCACTCGTTCGGTCACGTCGGCCTGTCGCAGATCGCCTCCGTGGCGCAGAGCGTCGAGGCACGGCTGGACGAGGTTCCGGCGCGGGCGATGAAGAGCACTCAGCTGCAGCTCGTGCACAGCGGGAGCCTCGTCCTGGAGCAGGGTGGGACGCAGACCCGATTCCACGCCGGGGAGGTGGCGCTGTACGACGCCAGCCGGCCGTTCTCCTTCGTCTACCCGGAAGAGTTCCGGACGACCATCGTGCAGGTTCCGACCGTCCTGCTCTCCGCGGGCGGCGTGCTCCCCGCCTCCCTCGACGCTCGGAGCATCGGCGCGGGATCGCGCGGCCGCCGGATGCTCGAAGGGCTGCTGCTCGGCGCCCTGGGGCGTGGTCCGGGCCGCTATCCGGGCCCGGCTGGCGACCCCACGGCGCTGTCGTCCGAACTCGTCCGGGCAGCGCGGCTGCTGGTCGACGAGGAACTCGGTACGACGGCCGACCGGCACCCGTCCTCGGCCGATCTGCGCCGTGAGGCGACGGAGCTCCTGCACCGCCGGTACGCCGACCCCGGCCTGACGGCGGCCGCCATCGCGGCCGACCTCCACGTCTCGCTCCGCACGCTGTTCGCCGCCTACGAGGGCGCGGACGAATCGCTGGCGTCGACACTGCGCAGCATCCGCCTCGCCGCTGCCGAGCGGGTGCTGCTCACCACGCGGCTGCCCGTCTCCGATGTCGCCCGTGGCGTCGGCTACGCGGACGTCACGGCGTTCATCCGCGCCTGGAAGGCCGCAACCGGGCTCACGCCCGCCCGCTGGCGGCGGCTGCGCACCGGCTGA
- a CDS encoding YciI family protein — MQYLVNVIDSRSNSGTEEEAVAIDAFNDTLRAGGHWVFAGGLADPSVSTVIDGRGDEPVFTDGPFVEAKEWAAGFWLIEAPDLDVALALMAEGSRACNRRLEVRPLLVV; from the coding sequence ATGCAGTATCTCGTGAACGTCATCGACAGCCGAAGCAATTCGGGCACTGAGGAGGAGGCGGTCGCCATCGACGCCTTCAACGACACGCTGCGCGCCGGCGGCCACTGGGTGTTCGCCGGTGGACTCGCCGATCCGTCCGTCTCGACCGTCATCGACGGCCGCGGCGACGAACCGGTCTTCACCGACGGCCCGTTCGTCGAGGCGAAGGAGTGGGCGGCCGGCTTCTGGCTCATCGAAGCACCCGACCTGGATGTCGCCCTCGCGCTGATGGCGGAGGGCTCGAGGGCCTGCAACCGCCGGCTCGAGGTGCGACCCCTTCTCGTCGTGTGA
- a CDS encoding GAP family protein, which translates to MGPVIGDVIPLALGVAISPIPIIAAILMLLSPRARGTSVGFLVGWVVGIVVAVVVFTLLSAVLPRGDADQSKPIAGTITIVLGLLLLVLAVRQWRSRPAPGADPELPKWMAAIDTLTAGRALGLGFLLSALNPKNLLMGAAAGVAIESDADTTAESVVAVIVYTVIAASTVAVPVIAYLAASGRMARPLDALRTWLLHNNATIMAVLLLVIGVVLIGKGLGRF; encoded by the coding sequence ATGGGACCGGTGATCGGCGACGTCATCCCCCTCGCGCTCGGTGTGGCGATCAGCCCCATCCCCATCATCGCGGCGATCCTCATGCTGCTCTCCCCCAGAGCGCGGGGAACGAGCGTCGGCTTCCTCGTCGGCTGGGTGGTCGGCATCGTCGTCGCGGTCGTCGTGTTCACCCTCCTCTCCGCGGTGCTCCCCCGCGGCGACGCGGACCAGTCCAAGCCGATCGCGGGAACGATCACGATCGTCCTCGGCCTGCTGCTGCTCGTGCTCGCGGTCCGGCAGTGGCGCTCCCGGCCCGCGCCCGGCGCCGATCCGGAGCTGCCGAAGTGGATGGCGGCCATCGACACGCTGACGGCCGGCCGTGCGCTCGGGCTGGGGTTCCTGCTCTCCGCCCTCAACCCGAAGAACCTCCTGATGGGAGCGGCCGCGGGCGTCGCCATCGAGTCGGATGCGGACACGACGGCCGAGTCCGTCGTCGCCGTGATCGTGTACACCGTGATCGCGGCATCCACCGTTGCGGTCCCGGTCATCGCCTACCTGGCCGCCTCGGGGCGGATGGCCCGGCCGCTCGACGCCCTCCGCACGTGGCTGCTCCACAACAACGCCACCATCATGGCGGTGCTGCTCCTGGTGATCGGCGTCGTGCTGATCGGCAAGGGGCTCGGACGGTTCTGA
- a CDS encoding SulP family inorganic anion transporter, protein MRAKKRRLRRRDIVKDAIAGIVLGIESVPDGLASGLLAGVNPLAGLYAYLYGMVGAAVLTSSTFMAVQATGAMALVIQDADLASRPDPDRALFTLALLTGLVMCIAGLLKGGRLIRFVPADVMTGFITAVGVNIVLGQLSAFTGYSGEGANRVTRSIDLLKHIPQWSIPTVVVGAVTILTIVVLQRTPVGGFGLVIAVVLGSLTAALLNLWVDAPVPLLGDIVAVPAGLPLPTLPSIEDIPYLLIPAVSLALVGLIQGAGVSAGIPTASGRPANSSRDFIGQGVGNIVSGLFRGMPVGGSMSGSALLVAAGARSKLALFVAGATMALVIVFASGIVALTAMPALAGLLIMIGFAAIKPSRVYSVVRSGVLPTAVMTVTFVLTLVIPLQFAVLAGVGLGIILFVARQSNRLRVRQVHLDESGRMRESDPPATVGARQVIVLQPYGSLFFASAPSFERQLPSVDDATAGSVVIIRLRGTDELDLALIDSLRRYARSLAASGSRLKLVVSELAVHRQLDASGLLDELGEENVYQGTEWIGTAVHQAWSDARRTVARD, encoded by the coding sequence GTGCGCGCCAAGAAGCGACGGCTGCGTCGCCGTGACATCGTCAAGGACGCCATCGCCGGGATCGTCCTCGGCATCGAGAGCGTGCCGGACGGCCTCGCGTCCGGACTGCTCGCGGGCGTCAATCCGCTCGCCGGCCTCTACGCCTACCTGTACGGGATGGTCGGAGCGGCGGTGCTCACCAGCAGCACGTTCATGGCGGTGCAGGCGACCGGCGCGATGGCCCTCGTCATCCAGGATGCGGACCTCGCGTCACGGCCCGACCCGGACCGGGCGCTCTTCACGCTCGCCCTGCTGACCGGGCTGGTGATGTGCATCGCCGGGCTTCTGAAGGGCGGCCGGCTGATCCGCTTCGTCCCGGCCGACGTCATGACCGGGTTCATCACGGCGGTGGGCGTCAACATCGTCCTCGGCCAGCTGTCGGCCTTCACCGGGTACTCCGGCGAAGGCGCCAACCGGGTGACGCGCTCGATCGACTTGCTGAAGCACATCCCGCAGTGGAGCATCCCGACCGTTGTGGTCGGCGCGGTCACGATCCTGACCATCGTCGTCCTGCAGCGGACGCCCGTCGGCGGGTTCGGACTCGTGATCGCCGTGGTGCTCGGATCGCTGACGGCCGCCCTGCTCAACCTGTGGGTGGATGCCCCCGTGCCACTGCTCGGCGACATCGTCGCGGTGCCGGCCGGGCTGCCGCTTCCGACGCTCCCGTCGATCGAGGACATCCCGTACCTGCTCATCCCCGCGGTATCGCTGGCGCTCGTCGGACTCATCCAGGGCGCAGGCGTGTCCGCGGGCATCCCGACGGCGAGCGGACGCCCGGCGAACTCATCACGCGACTTCATCGGGCAGGGCGTCGGCAACATCGTCTCCGGGCTGTTCCGCGGCATGCCGGTCGGCGGCTCGATGTCGGGCTCCGCGCTGCTGGTCGCCGCCGGCGCACGGTCGAAGCTCGCGCTGTTCGTCGCCGGCGCGACCATGGCGCTCGTGATCGTGTTCGCATCGGGCATCGTCGCGCTCACGGCGATGCCGGCGCTCGCCGGGCTGCTCATCATGATCGGCTTCGCCGCGATCAAGCCGAGCCGCGTCTACTCCGTGGTCAGGAGCGGCGTGCTGCCGACCGCGGTCATGACGGTCACCTTCGTGCTGACCCTGGTCATCCCGCTGCAGTTCGCCGTGCTGGCCGGTGTCGGCCTGGGCATCATCCTGTTCGTCGCCCGCCAGTCGAACCGCCTGCGGGTGCGGCAGGTGCACCTCGACGAGAGCGGCCGGATGCGGGAGTCGGACCCGCCCGCCACCGTCGGCGCGCGGCAGGTCATCGTGCTGCAGCCGTACGGGAGCCTGTTCTTCGCGAGCGCCCCGTCCTTCGAACGGCAACTGCCGAGCGTCGACGACGCGACGGCCGGCTCGGTGGTGATCATCCGGTTGCGCGGAACGGACGAGCTCGATCTCGCCCTCATCGACTCCCTCCGCCGCTATGCGCGCAGCCTGGCCGCATCCGGGTCCCGGCTGAAACTGGTCGTCAGCGAGCTCGCCGTGCATCGGCAACTGGACGCCAGCGGCCTCCTCGACGAACTGGGCGAGGAGAACGTCTACCAGGGCACCGAGTGGATCGGCACAGCCGTCCACCAAGCCTGGTCCGACGCCCGGCGCACCGTCGCCCGCGACTGA
- a CDS encoding GNAT family N-acetyltransferase produces the protein MIALSHDPSGGRLLASLRALREPPVLRAPVVARELRTPRLLLRPYRLTDAADWMRIEADARIRCGLGWPLRTEREALRHLRDRTRHVSLSVPGDLLVLAVERDGHVIGDVSLHLRTTAAETRTAEIGWLQLTSACGHGYATEAARAMLGLAFRELRAAIVTAVIDRTNETSAALAARLGFIAAHETGRRVTVVLTAVSAGIPEVPTARLRQGT, from the coding sequence ATGATCGCCCTGTCGCACGATCCGTCGGGTGGACGGCTGCTGGCGTCCCTCCGCGCGCTGCGCGAGCCTCCAGTCCTCCGTGCGCCGGTCGTCGCGCGCGAGCTGCGGACACCGCGCCTGCTGCTCCGCCCGTATCGGCTGACGGACGCCGCCGACTGGATGCGGATCGAGGCGGACGCGAGGATCCGGTGCGGACTCGGCTGGCCGCTCCGCACGGAAAGGGAAGCGCTCCGGCACCTCCGGGATCGCACTCGCCATGTGTCGCTCTCGGTGCCCGGCGACCTCCTCGTGCTCGCGGTCGAACGCGATGGCCACGTCATCGGCGACGTCTCCCTGCATCTGCGGACGACCGCGGCGGAGACGCGGACGGCGGAGATCGGCTGGCTGCAGCTGACCAGCGCGTGTGGCCACGGCTACGCCACGGAGGCGGCGAGGGCGATGCTCGGGCTCGCCTTCCGCGAGCTGCGAGCCGCGATCGTGACGGCTGTGATCGACCGCACGAACGAGACGTCCGCCGCCCTCGCGGCGCGCCTCGGCTTTATTGCCGCGCACGAGACCGGTCGGCGGGTGACCGTCGTGCTGACGGCGGTGAGCGCCGGAATTCCCGAGGTGCCGACCGCTCGACTCCGCCAGGGGACCTAG
- the cls gene encoding cardiolipin synthase: protein MNGDQLSLLGGILILADLAIRIAALIIVPRDRKPTAAMAWLLAIFLIPFIGILLFLLIGNPRLPKKRREKQDELNRIITDRAQGIELVDGRGSWPDWFASLVRQNRALGALPAVGGNAATLIGDYRASIDAMTADIERAAHFVHVEFFIVSWDATTRPFFAAMERAVQRGVTVRLLADYVASRRAVDSDKTFAELDRIGVTWSWMLPVRPFSGEYQRPDLRNHRKLVVVDGLVAHMGSQNLIDRSYNTPKNLKRGLQWQELMTRITGPVVAETNAVFLSDWYLETGELLGADAQVRAVDVPADPSPDALVCQVVPSGPGYGEENNLRQFLTLVTSAQRKVIITSPYFVPDEAMMYAITTACQRGLEVQLFVSEVGDQGAVWHAQRSYYEPLLRAGVQIWLYPAPYILHSKHLSIDDDVAVIGSSNMDIRSFALNSEVTLLVHGRSFVEQMRAVEQGSRDAGRQLTLEEWKREPRSATFLDGVARLTSALQ, encoded by the coding sequence ATGAACGGTGATCAGCTCTCGTTGCTCGGCGGCATCCTGATCCTCGCCGACCTCGCCATCCGCATCGCGGCCCTCATCATCGTGCCGCGCGACCGGAAGCCGACGGCTGCGATGGCGTGGCTGCTGGCGATCTTCCTCATCCCGTTCATCGGCATCCTGCTGTTCCTGCTCATCGGCAATCCTCGTCTGCCGAAGAAGCGGCGAGAGAAGCAGGATGAGCTGAACCGCATCATCACGGACCGCGCGCAGGGCATCGAGCTCGTCGACGGGCGCGGCTCCTGGCCGGACTGGTTCGCGTCGCTCGTGCGGCAGAACCGCGCGCTCGGCGCCCTTCCGGCGGTGGGCGGCAACGCGGCGACGCTGATCGGCGACTACCGCGCGTCGATCGACGCGATGACCGCGGATATCGAGAGGGCCGCACATTTCGTCCACGTCGAGTTCTTCATCGTGTCGTGGGATGCGACGACGAGGCCGTTCTTTGCGGCGATGGAACGCGCGGTGCAGCGCGGGGTGACCGTGCGTCTCCTCGCCGACTACGTGGCCTCCCGCCGGGCGGTCGACAGCGACAAGACCTTCGCCGAGCTCGACCGCATCGGCGTGACGTGGAGCTGGATGCTCCCGGTCCGCCCGTTCTCCGGCGAATACCAGCGGCCCGATCTGCGCAACCACCGCAAGCTCGTGGTCGTCGACGGCCTCGTCGCCCACATGGGGTCGCAGAACCTCATCGACCGCAGCTACAACACCCCCAAGAACCTGAAGCGCGGCCTGCAGTGGCAGGAGCTGATGACACGGATCACCGGGCCGGTCGTCGCCGAGACGAACGCCGTGTTCCTCTCCGACTGGTACCTCGAGACCGGCGAGCTGCTCGGCGCGGATGCGCAGGTGAGGGCCGTGGATGTGCCTGCCGACCCCTCCCCCGACGCGCTCGTCTGCCAGGTGGTCCCGAGCGGACCGGGATACGGCGAGGAGAACAACCTGCGCCAGTTCCTGACGCTGGTCACGTCGGCACAGCGGAAGGTCATCATCACGAGCCCCTACTTCGTGCCCGACGAGGCGATGATGTATGCCATCACGACGGCGTGCCAGCGGGGGCTTGAGGTGCAGCTCTTCGTCTCCGAGGTCGGCGACCAGGGCGCTGTGTGGCACGCACAACGGTCGTACTACGAGCCGCTGCTGCGCGCGGGTGTGCAGATCTGGCTGTACCCGGCGCCGTACATCCTGCACTCGAAGCACCTCTCGATCGACGACGACGTCGCCGTGATCGGATCGAGCAACATGGACATCCGTTCGTTCGCGCTGAACTCGGAGGTGACGCTGCTCGTGCACGGCCGGTCGTTCGTCGAGCAGATGCGGGCTGTCGAGCAGGGCTCCCGCGACGCCGGCAGGCAGCTGACGCTCGAGGAGTGGAAGCGGGAGCCGAGGTCGGCCACCTTCCTGGACGGGGTCGCCCGGCTCACCTCCGCGCTGCAGTAG
- a CDS encoding ATPase, with protein sequence MTTSALLIGGRSGVGKSTVALAIHDLLSAADVAHAIIEGDNLDLAHPAPWTTYPEAELAERNLAAMWSNYWALGYRRVVYTNTAAPVTIPQLHAALGDDAEVTAVLLQGSDEAVRVRLTQRERGASLNAHLARSAAAAVRLEADAPASVVRIDTTGRTPEEVAIDVLRAAGWIPSDATAQRWGGGQP encoded by the coding sequence ATGACGACGTCCGCGCTGCTGATCGGCGGCCGCTCCGGCGTCGGGAAGTCGACCGTCGCTCTGGCCATTCACGACCTCCTGTCCGCTGCCGACGTCGCACACGCGATCATCGAGGGCGACAACCTCGATCTGGCGCATCCGGCGCCGTGGACCACCTACCCGGAGGCGGAGCTCGCCGAGCGCAACCTCGCCGCCATGTGGTCCAACTACTGGGCGCTGGGATACCGCAGGGTCGTCTACACGAACACCGCGGCGCCGGTCACGATCCCGCAGCTGCACGCTGCGCTCGGGGACGACGCGGAGGTCACTGCGGTCCTCCTGCAGGGGAGTGACGAGGCGGTCAGGGTGAGGTTGACGCAGCGCGAGCGCGGCGCATCCCTCAACGCGCACCTCGCGCGCAGCGCGGCCGCCGCGGTCCGGCTGGAGGCGGACGCCCCCGCGAGCGTCGTGCGCATCGACACGACGGGACGGACGCCGGAGGAGGTCGCGATCGACGTTCTCCGCGCTGCGGGCTGGATTCCGTCCGATGCGACGGCGCAGCGCTGGGGAGGCGGCCAGCCGTGA
- the panD gene encoding aspartate 1-decarboxylase, giving the protein MLRTMFKSKIHRATVTHADLNYVGSLTVDSDLLAAADLLPGEQVAVVDVTNGARFETYLIAGEAGSGVVGVNGAAAHLAEVGDTVIVISYAQLEDAEARVFVPTVVHVDADNRIVATGDDPAEALTPGTERPPLAL; this is encoded by the coding sequence GTGCTCCGAACGATGTTCAAGTCGAAGATCCATCGCGCCACCGTGACGCACGCCGACCTCAACTACGTCGGTTCGCTGACGGTCGACAGCGATCTGCTGGCCGCCGCCGATCTGCTGCCGGGGGAGCAGGTCGCCGTGGTGGATGTGACCAACGGCGCGCGCTTCGAGACCTACCTGATCGCGGGCGAGGCCGGCAGCGGCGTCGTCGGTGTGAACGGCGCGGCGGCGCACCTGGCGGAGGTCGGCGACACGGTCATCGTCATCTCGTACGCACAGCTCGAGGACGCCGAGGCTCGCGTCTTCGTCCCGACCGTCGTGCACGTGGATGCGGACAACCGGATCGTCGCGACCGGCGACGACCCCGCAGAGGCGCTCACGCCCGGAACCGAGCGGCCGCCGCTCGCGCTCTGA
- a CDS encoding VOC family protein, which produces MPIALDNVGIAVDDIEAAIAFFTDLGLTVLGRDTVSGEWADTAVGLDGNHAKIAVLQTPDGHGRLEFFEYLHPDAIATRPTLPNEIGMHRVAFSVDDIDESLAIAARHGYHPLRGVATYEDIYKLTYLRGPSGILLMLAQKLTPAGD; this is translated from the coding sequence ATGCCCATCGCCCTGGACAACGTCGGCATCGCCGTGGACGACATCGAAGCGGCGATCGCCTTCTTCACCGACCTCGGCCTCACCGTGCTCGGCCGCGACACGGTCAGCGGGGAGTGGGCGGACACGGCCGTCGGCCTCGACGGCAACCACGCCAAGATCGCGGTTCTGCAGACCCCGGACGGCCACGGCCGTCTGGAGTTCTTCGAGTACCTGCACCCGGATGCGATCGCGACCCGTCCGACGCTCCCGAACGAGATCGGGATGCACCGCGTCGCGTTCTCCGTCGACGACATCGACGAGTCCCTGGCGATCGCCGCGCGGCACGGCTACCACCCGCTCCGCGGCGTCGCCACGTACGAGGACATCTACAAGCTCACCTACCTGCGCGGCCCGAGCGGCATCCTGCTGATGCTCGCGCAGAAGCTGACGCCCGCCGGCGACTGA
- a CDS encoding DUF6596 domain-containing protein, with product MTTANDALTQAHRDEWARVVATLAKRFGSLDLAEESAAEAYATAAERWPADGIPPNPGAWLTTTATRKAIDRIRRESTRDARHREAHLVHDTRPEPVGPVDDDRLRLIFTCCHPALAPEARIALTLRMVGGLSVPEIARAFLVQDTTMGARITRAKAKIAAANIPYRLPTSEDLPRRVAGVLTVLFLIFNEGYLASGPDTAPVRRELTREAIRLARLVHELLPDDGEATGMLALMLLIEARSDACVSSAGELVPLGEQDRATWDASLIAEGHALVRGRLASGQPPGRYQLLAAINAVHTDGVAPDWSQVVALYDQLVVLDPSPIVRLNRAVAVGERDGPAAGLALVDALDPQLSGYHPFHAARASLLVRLGREVDARAAYEAARALTENSAERAYLTRQLARLST from the coding sequence GTGACCACCGCGAACGACGCCCTCACCCAGGCCCACCGCGACGAGTGGGCCCGGGTGGTCGCCACCCTCGCGAAACGGTTCGGCAGCCTCGACCTCGCCGAGGAGTCGGCCGCGGAGGCCTACGCGACCGCCGCCGAGCGGTGGCCGGCGGACGGCATCCCCCCGAATCCCGGCGCCTGGCTCACTACCACCGCCACGCGCAAGGCGATCGATCGCATCCGCCGCGAGAGCACCCGCGACGCCCGTCACAGGGAGGCGCACCTCGTGCACGACACCCGGCCGGAGCCCGTCGGCCCGGTCGACGACGACCGGCTGCGGCTGATCTTCACCTGCTGTCATCCGGCTCTGGCCCCGGAGGCGCGCATCGCGCTCACGCTGCGCATGGTCGGCGGCCTCAGCGTGCCGGAGATCGCCCGCGCGTTCCTCGTCCAGGACACCACGATGGGCGCGCGCATCACCCGGGCCAAGGCGAAGATCGCCGCGGCGAACATCCCGTATCGCCTACCGACGTCGGAGGATCTGCCGCGGCGCGTGGCCGGGGTGCTCACGGTGCTGTTCCTCATCTTCAACGAGGGATACCTCGCCTCCGGACCCGACACCGCCCCCGTGCGGCGGGAGCTCACGCGGGAGGCGATCCGGCTCGCCCGCCTCGTCCACGAGCTGCTGCCCGACGACGGCGAGGCGACCGGGATGCTGGCGCTGATGCTGCTGATCGAGGCGCGCAGCGATGCCTGCGTCTCCTCGGCCGGCGAGCTCGTGCCGCTGGGGGAGCAGGACCGCGCCACATGGGATGCGTCGCTGATCGCCGAGGGCCACGCGCTGGTGCGCGGGCGGCTGGCCTCCGGTCAGCCGCCTGGCCGGTACCAGCTTCTCGCCGCGATCAACGCCGTGCACACCGACGGCGTGGCGCCGGACTGGTCGCAGGTCGTCGCGCTGTACGACCAGCTGGTCGTGCTGGACCCGTCGCCCATCGTCCGGCTGAACCGCGCGGTCGCCGTCGGGGAGAGGGACGGTCCGGCGGCCGGTCTGGCCCTCGTGGACGCGCTCGATCCGCAGCTGTCGGGCTACCACCCGTTCCACGCGGCGCGGGCGAGCCTGCTCGTGCGGCTGGGACGGGAGGTGGATGCGCGCGCCGCGTACGAAGCCGCACGGGCGCTCACCGAGAACTCGGCCGAGCGCGCCTACCTGACCCGCCAGCTGGCCCGGCTCTCGACCTGA
- a CDS encoding alpha/beta hydrolase-fold protein: protein MTTDVPYRSLPVDQGDVHYLPGPDSSRRDDVPAGATTRLELQGASSFPGTRRSIWVHVPQAVDPNAPARVMVFNDGWWYLDPDGDVRGGVVLDNLVHQGAIPPLIGVFVDPGIREDGEKNRNREYDAFDARYADFLAEEVLPAVGEHHLLSQRAADRGICGGSSGGNAAFTAAWSRPDRFGRVIAFNASFAQMPGGNPYPALLASEPPRPLRILLQAAHRDLGWNERTGNWFAENLRVAAALAEAGYDMRLVVGDGGHSANHGGVLLPDALRWLWRPAGQPSTVLPH from the coding sequence GTGACGACGGACGTTCCGTACCGCTCGCTTCCCGTCGACCAGGGCGACGTCCACTACCTCCCCGGTCCGGACTCGTCACGCCGGGACGACGTCCCCGCGGGGGCCACGACTCGTCTCGAGCTGCAGGGTGCGAGCAGCTTCCCCGGCACCCGCCGCAGCATCTGGGTCCATGTCCCGCAGGCGGTCGACCCGAATGCCCCCGCTCGCGTCATGGTGTTCAACGATGGGTGGTGGTACCTGGACCCGGACGGTGATGTTCGCGGCGGCGTCGTCCTGGACAACCTCGTCCATCAGGGAGCGATCCCACCGCTGATCGGGGTCTTCGTCGACCCCGGGATCAGGGAGGACGGCGAGAAGAACCGCAACCGGGAATACGACGCCTTCGACGCCCGCTACGCCGACTTCCTGGCGGAGGAGGTCCTCCCGGCGGTGGGAGAGCATCATCTGCTTTCCCAGCGCGCCGCCGACCGGGGCATCTGCGGCGGGAGCTCGGGTGGAAACGCAGCGTTCACGGCGGCCTGGTCGCGGCCGGACCGGTTCGGCCGGGTGATCGCCTTCAACGCCAGCTTCGCGCAGATGCCCGGCGGCAATCCGTATCCCGCCCTGCTCGCAAGCGAGCCGCCGCGGCCGCTGCGCATCCTGCTGCAGGCCGCGCACCGCGATCTCGGCTGGAACGAGCGGACGGGCAACTGGTTCGCCGAGAACCTGCGCGTCGCGGCCGCCCTCGCCGAGGCGGGATACGACATGCGTCTGGTCGTCGGCGACGGCGGCCACAGCGCGAATCACGGGGGAGTCCTGCTGCCCGATGCGCTCCGCTGGCTGTGGAGGCCGGCGGGTCAGCCGTCTACGGTCCTGCCGCACTGA
- a CDS encoding GAP family protein encodes MLGVIGQLLPLAVAVALSSVPILAVLVLLLAAVRPWVPTLFVVGYVVGLIAITSLFAIFLHAIPGTTSVGPQPVVGVLEISVGAALLVYAVIEVRRHPQATEHDTPPRWMVALGRMRSLPALGLGFALNLRPKSVLLAIAAGLAIGPAQLPLPEDIVVIAIYVLIGGSTVGGPALFALIRPDTARPALAATERWLLRNDTTVAIIVATVIGTVIIGNGLSRF; translated from the coding sequence ATGCTGGGCGTCATCGGGCAACTGCTGCCGCTGGCCGTCGCGGTCGCGCTGAGTTCCGTCCCGATCCTGGCCGTCCTGGTGCTCCTCCTCGCCGCCGTCCGCCCGTGGGTGCCGACGCTGTTCGTCGTCGGATACGTCGTCGGTCTCATCGCGATCACGTCGCTCTTCGCGATCTTCCTGCACGCCATCCCGGGCACCACGTCCGTGGGGCCGCAACCGGTCGTCGGCGTCCTGGAGATCTCGGTCGGCGCGGCACTGCTGGTGTACGCGGTCATCGAGGTGCGGCGGCACCCGCAGGCGACAGAACACGACACCCCGCCGCGCTGGATGGTGGCGCTCGGCAGGATGCGCTCCCTGCCCGCCCTGGGCCTCGGGTTCGCGCTCAACCTCCGCCCGAAGTCCGTGCTGCTCGCCATCGCCGCCGGCCTCGCGATCGGCCCGGCGCAGCTGCCGCTGCCGGAGGACATCGTCGTGATCGCGATCTACGTGCTGATCGGCGGGAGCACCGTCGGCGGCCCCGCGCTGTTCGCGCTGATCCGGCCGGACACGGCCCGGCCGGCGCTCGCCGCGACGGAACGCTGGCTGCTGCGCAACGACACCACGGTCGCGATCATCGTGGCGACCGTCATCGGCACGGTCATCATCGGCAACGGTCTCTCCCGCTTCTGA